One part of the Sciurus carolinensis chromosome 4, mSciCar1.2, whole genome shotgun sequence genome encodes these proteins:
- the LOC124982799 gene encoding taste receptor type 2 member 14-like: MVGVEQSIFSIILNVEFIMGNLGNGFIALVNCMDWVKRRKISSVDQILTTLALFRIGFIWIFFLDWWVPVLYPTLWTTGTIMRIIYITYIVINHFSIWLATSLSIFYFLKIANFSNSVFLYLRWRVKTVISVTLIMSLVLLFLNIVFINTLVDFWVDGYKGNLSDSYSLSRDEQFFIFSSFTIALFTFIPFTVSLVTFLLLIFSLWKHLKRMQHNARGSRDASTTAHVKALQTVIAFLLLYAVFFLSFLFQFLTFESLNSNLIMFLIEAGGIAFPSVHSLVLILGNRKLRRASQSVLGWLRGRSKC, from the coding sequence ATGGTTGGTGTTGAACAGAGCATATTTTCAATCATCTTAAATGTGGAATTCATAATGGGAAATTTAGGAAATGGATTCATAGCACTGGTGAACTGCATGGACTGggtcaagagaagaaagatctCTTCAGTTGATCAAATCCTCACAACTTTGGCACTCTTCAGAATTGGTTTTATCTGGATATTTTTTCTAGATTGGTGGGTACCTGTGCTGTATCCAACTTTATGGACAACTGGAACAATTATGAGAATCATTTATATTACCTATATAGTAATCAATCATTTCAGCATCTGGCTTGCTACAAGCCTCAGCATCTTTTACTTTCTCAAGATAGCCAATTTTTCTAACTCTGTTTTCCTTTACCTAAGGTGGAGAGTTAAAACAGTTATTTCAGTGACACTGATCATGTCTCTCGTcctcttgtttttaaatattgtgtttataaACACACTAGTTGATTTCTGGGTTGATGGATATAAAGGAAACCTGTCTGACAGCTACAGTCTGAGTAGagatgaacaatttttcatattttcatcatTCACCATCGCTCTATTCACGTTCATACCCTTCACTGTGTCCCTGGtgacttttcttctgctaatCTTCTCCCTGTGGAAACACCTGAAGAGGATGCAGCACAATGCCAGAGGGTCCAGAGATGCCAGCACCACAGCCCACGTGAAAGCCTTGCAAACTGTGATCGCCTTCCTGCTGCTGTATGCcgttttctttctgtcctttctttttcagtttttaaccttTGAGTCCCTGAACAGTAATCtgattatgtttttaattgaGGCTGGTGGGATAGCTTTCCCTTCAGTCCACTCACTTGTCCTGATTCTCGGGAACAGGAAGCTGAGACGGGCCTCTCAGTCAGTGCTGGGGTGGCTGAGGGGCAGGTCCAAATGCTGA